TTATCGTCGCCCAGACCCCGGTGCAACACCTCCATGATGGAGAGACAGGTATCCAGGCCAATAAAGTCGGCCAGGGTGAGGGGGCCCATGGGGTGGTTCATGCCCAGCTTCATAACCTGGTCTATGGCCTCGGGGGTGGCGACGCCTTCCATCACGCACTGCACCGCCTCGTTGAGCATGGGCAAAAGAATCCGGTTAGAGACAAAACCGGGGTAGTCGTTGACCTCGACCGGGGTCTTGCCCATCCGACGGGCCGCCTCGAGCACGGCCTGGGTGGTGGCATCGTCGGTCAGATGCCCCCGGATCACCTCGACCAGTTCCATCAGGGGAACCGGGTTCATGAAGTGCATCCCGATGAAGCGCTCGGGCCGGCGGGTGGCTGAGGCCAGCCGGGTGATGGGAATCGAGGAGGTGTTGGAGGCCAGGATGGCCCCGGGCTTCGCTGTCTGGTCGAGTTCACGGAACAGGCCCAGCTTGGTGGGCTCGTCTTCCACAATGGCCTCAACAATCAGATCGCAGTCGCTCAGGTCGGCCAGGTGAACGGTGGTGGTCAGCCGCCCCAGGGCGGCGTCGTGGGCGCTCTGATCGAGCTTACCCTTTTCCAGCAGCTTGCCCAGCGAACGCCGGATGGTGTTCAGGCCGCGCTCGAGGAAGGCGGCCTCGAGGTCGCGCAGCACCACGTCGTAGCCCGCCTGAGCCGCCACCTGGGCAATGCCGGCCCCCATCTGCCCTGCACCAATCACGCCAATCTTGCGAATTTCCATGGCTTCATCCTATCGCGCTTTGAGGCCGCTGTGGATGCTTGAAGGGGCCTCGGGCCATCTGTAAAGCCGTTCCCCTAACCCTCCGCCCGCGTCACCGAGTCCGCGTCACCTTGAACAGGTTGCGCGGGGCATCAGGGTCGAAGCCCCTGGCTACCGAGAGCTCGGCGGCAAAAGGGTAGAAGGCCTGGGCCAGCAGGATGGCGTCTAGCACCGGGTGGAGCTTGGCGGGCAGCGGCAAAGGGGTGTGGGCCAGCTCCAGGGCCTCGGCCTCGGAGGAGGCCACCAGCAGATGCCCCCCTTTGCCCCGCAGGTTTTCCAGCAAGCTCACCAGACCGGGCAGCGGCTTGTCCTTTGGCGCCAGCACCAGCAGGGGAAAGTCGGGCTCCACCAGGGCCACCGGGCCGTGGAGCAGCTCTGCCCCGGACATGGCCTCGGCATGAAAGGCGCTGGTCTCTTTGAGCTTGAGAGCCAGTTCGTGGGCCACCGCAAACCCGTAGCCACGCCCCACCACCAGGCCGTTATCCGCCCCCACCAGGGCCTCCAAGCCCGCCTGCCAGTTGGCATGAACCGCCTTGTATAGAGCCTCGGGCAGCATGGCCAGGGCCTCCTTAAGAGGCTTGTCTTCGGCCCAGGCCGCCACCAGCTGGGCCAGCGAGGCCAGGGTGGCCAGGTAGCTTTTGGTAGCCGCCACAGCCTCTTCGGCCCCGGCCCACAAGGGCAGCACCACCTCGGCGGTCTGGGCCAGGGGCGAGCGATCCTGGTTGACCAGGGCCAGGGTGAGGGCCCCGTCGCGGCGGGCCTGGCGGGTCACCTCGATCAGATCGGGGCTCTGACCCGACTGCGAAATTGCGATGACCAGGGCCCGGTGCAGGGCCAGGTGCTGCCCATAAACGGTGTGTATCGAGGGAATGGCCGAGGAGCAGACCAGCCCCAGAAGGCTCTCGATCAGGTACTTGCCATACAGTGCGGCATGATCGGAGCTACCGCGGGCCACCGTGAGCACAAAAGGGGGGGTGTGGCGACGCAAAAAAGTACCCAGCAGCTCCATCTCGCTCTTGTTTTCGCGCAGGGCTTGCTCCACCACCTGAGGGGCCTGGTGGGCTTCTTTGAACATTTTGGTCTCGGCTGCTTTCATGCGGGCACCCTCACCTTTTGGCCTCCAATATAGACTTCCTCGAGCGTGAAATCCTCTCCCAGCACCACCAGATCGGCGGGCAACCCCACTTCCAGGCCGCTCTCCAGGCCGATGTACAACGCAGCGTGCCCCGAGGTCATCTGAAGAATGTCGTGCAAGGCATAGCCCCAGCGGCTCAGGTTCCGGGCGGCCTGGTTCATCGTGAGGGCGCTCCCGGCCAGGGTACCATCGGCCAGGAAGACCCCCTCGCCCTTTTTGTAGACCCGGTGCCGCCCCAGACGATACTCCCCCTCGGGCATCCCGGCTGCCGCGACTGCATCGGTCACCGCGTAGGTGTGGGGAATGGTCTTCCAGGCAACCCGAACCGCCGCCGGGTGGACGTGCAGCCTATCGGGAATGACCTCGGCCCATTCGGCCCGCTCGAGGCCCAGCCCCACCACCCCCGGCTCGCGGTGGAGCAGGGGGGTCATGGCGTTGTAGAAGTGGGTAAAGCCCTGTGCTCCGGCCTCGAAGCCCGCCAGCGACTGGGCATAGGTGGCTTCCGTATGGCCCTGCTGCACCCGCACCCCCTGTGTTTGGAGGAAAGCGATCAGCTCGAGCGCCCCCGGCAGTTCGGGGGCCAGGGTGACCACCCGGATGGGGGCCAGGGTGAGCAGGTGGCGCATGGTTTCCAGGCTTGGCAGCAACGTGTAGGGCGGCTGGGCGCCCAGTTTTTGTGGGCTGATGAAGGGGCCTTCCAGGTGCACCCCCAGCACCCGTGCCTCGCCGGGGCCGGGGTTCGCCACCACTGCGGCAATGCCGCGCAGGGCGGTCTCGAGGTCGGGCAGTGGGGCCGTGACGGTGGTGGCCAGCAGGGCCGTGGTGCCGTGCCGGGCGTGAAAGCGGGCCATCTGCCGCACCGCCGCTTCGCCTTCCATGCAGTCTGCACCACCACCCCCATGCACGTGCAGATCCACAAACCCCGGCAGAATATAGCGCCTGGGCGCGCCTTCGAGGGAGGCCAGCGGGGTGATGGCTTGAATGCGCGCATCGAACTCGAGCCGGCCCATACAGGTCAGGTGGGGGGTTACCAGGATACCGTTCAGTTGTGTCATCTCAGGGCTCCAGTTTCAGGCTGATGACCTGGTAGAAGGCGCTCGAGGGTCTGCATCAGGCCTCCTCCCGCACCAGGCGCAGAGGAAACACCCCGGTAAATAAGCGCGGCCAGGCCAGCCGGGGCCGCCCCCAGTCAAGCCTGACCCCCGGCAGGCTGGGGGCGAAAAACTGCTGCCAGAGGCCGTGGACCAGCGGGGTGAGGCGAGTGTCAATGGCGCGCTCGGCCCCCCACTGGAGGTCGCCCAGGTCGAAGGGGTTGGGCGATTTACCCAGCTCTTCGCTCAGGAGCGCCTCCACCTCCGGGCGCACCCGGCTCTGATACAGCCAGTCGTCAACCAGGCGAGCAAAATTGGCCTCGGCCAGCGAGACCGGGTCGTCGCCAAAGAGGGCGCACACCCCCGCTGCAATGGCACTGCCCAGGCTATTGCCGGCCGTGTTCCAGCCCGCAAAGCCCCCCAGCCCCGGCAGATTAACCGACTGAAGCAGTAGCTGCACAAAGCGGTTTTCGGCGCCGTTGGCATAGGCCACGTCGGCCACCGTGACCATCCGGCCGGCGGCCTGATCCCCTACCAGCCGGTCTATCAGCTCGGGCAGGTAGCGCTCTGCGGTGTCCACCGTCTCGTAGTCGGGCTGGCGCTGGGCTTGTCGGGTAGCAGGGGCGTTTACGGCTAGAATCAGATCGGCCTCCTCGGTGCTCTGCACGGCCACGCACCCGGCGGCCCGCAGGTGGGCCTTGACCAGTTCGCCCAGGGGGCGGTCTTCATAAAGCATCTCGGCCTGGGGGGCCCGCACCGAGGGGTAGCGCACCAGCACCTTGGTCTTGCGCCCAGCATGGTTGAGCAGGGCCCTAGCCAGCAGAGTGCAGGCGGCCTCGTCGGCCCCAGGGTAGATATCGGCCTCGCCCCACAGGCCCAGTTCGTCCAGGCGGGCCTCGAGCCGACGGCGCTCCCGGGCCGCCAGACCGTAGGGGGTGGTATCGTCCAGGGTCAGGGCCAGGTACTCCAGCACCCCCTCGTTGAGCAGGTCTATGGCCGAGAGGTGCAGGGCGTGGTTGCGCTCACGGGTGGCCAGCCAGTCCTGCAAAACCTCCTTGGGCAGGTGCAGCCGGGCCCGATCCAGCTCCATCAGGGCATCGCCCGGTTCCTGTCCGGCGGCCTTTTTTCGCTCGAGGCGATCCGTCCACTCCGAGTACTTGCGTAAGAGGGGGCCCCACTCGCGGTAGTAGGGTTTTTCCTCCAGTGGGTCGTTGTGGTGGGCTACCCGCACAATCACCCCGTGGGCCAGAATGCGCAGGTAAGGGCTTCGTTGCTTGATCTCGCGCAGCACCTGAAGCCTCGGCAACACCTCTTCCAGGGGATCCGAAACCCGCCGGGCCGGAATCATGCCGCCCAGGGTGAGGGCCTCCAGGTTCACGATGGCGGCATCGGCGGCGGGGGCCTCCCGCCGCAGCCACTCCGCCAGGGCCGCGGTGTTCCCCGGCTGGTTCATCTTGTTCAGGATTTCCAGGGGGGGTGAGCGCATTTCCAGCCCGGCCACCCGCGCCAGTTGGTGGGGCAGCTCGAGGGTCACGGGTCTGGTATCGGCAGGCAGCAACAAAACACGCTTCATAGGTCGGACGCCACTCTACAACCCAATCTACTCGAACGAACCTGCAAAAGGGCAGTTGCCTAATCCCGGATTCTGAACAGTTAGGCGAAAAGGTATCTCCCCTCGACCCTGCTAGCCTGTCGCTGTACGGTGACGCACTAAACGAATCTGGTATCTTTTGGCAAAAGCTTCTGGACATTACAACCCTACTGTGAATGCTTATGGAAAGCCTGTATCTTGCCACCAGTCTGATGATGGTTGACCTGCCCGGCCCCACCTTAGGTGCCGCTACCTGCGCCCACCTCGAGCGCTACCGCTTTGGGGGGGTGTGCTTGTTTCGCAAAAACATCCAGACCCCCAGGCAGGTGCGCAAACTGGTGGCCGACATTCGCCAAGTGCTGGGGCCCGAGGCCTGGATCGCCATTGACCAGGAGGGCGGGGCCGTGCAGCGGGTGCTGGAGCTTGTCCAGGCACCTGCCCCGATGGCCCTGGGCGCCATCGGGGATGCCAAGACCGCCGAAGCCGTGGGGGCTGCGGTGGGCCGCACGCTCATCTCGCTGGGCATCAACTGGAACTTTGCCCCCTCGGTGGACGTGAACACCAACCCCAAGAACCCGGTAATTGGCGACCGCAGCTTCGGCTCCGACCCCAAAAAGGTCGCCCGGCTGGCGCTGGCCTGGGTTAGGGGCCTCGAGAGCGCCGGGGTGATGGCCACGGTCAAACATTTTCCCGGACACGGAGACACCGCGCTGGACTCCCATCTGGATCTGCCGGTGGTCAACAAGAGCCTGGAAGAGCTCGAGCGCACCGAACTCTATCCCTTTCGCAAGGCTGTAGAAGCCCATATCAGCGCCATCATGAGCGCTCACATTCGCTTCCCCGCCCTGGACAAGCAGTATCCCGCCACGCTCTCGGAAAAAATCCTGACCCGCTTCCTCCGCCAAAAACTGGGCTTCCAGGGCATCATCGTCACCGACGCGCTGGACATGAAAGCCATCACCCAGCACTACACGGTGGGCGAGGCGGCGGTCAAAAGCCTTCAGGCCGGAGCCGATATGATTCTGTCGCTGGGCCAGTCCGGGGTGCAGATCGCCCAGGCCACCGCCATCCAGCAAGCCCTGGAAGACGGCTCGCTTAGCGAAGCGCAGGCCAAGCTAAGCCAACTCCGCTTGCTGGAGGCTGCCCAAAGGTTTCCAGGCCTGGTGCAACCTTATGCTCCAGCTCAACAAAAACGCGACCAGGCCCTGATGGAACGGGTGGCCCTACAAAGCATTACCCCTTATCGTCAGCCCCTGCGTCCCAAGCGTTCAGACCGAATTTTAGTCGTCTCGGCAGGCAGCGCCTTTGAAGCAGGCCCCTATGGGGAAACCATCGCGGTCAAGGATCTGTCCCGTCTGCTCAAAACGCGCTTTAGTAAGGTCGGTCAGTTTGTGTACGACCCCAAAAAAGCCGATGAGTTCATAAGTGGCTTGGAAAAGGCTGCCAGCAAAGCCGACTATCTGCTGGTGGTCTCGGTTGGTCGGGGCAGCCTGAGCCCTCAGGAAATTGGGCTCCTCAAGCATGCCTTCAGCCTGGGCAGACGGGCCGTCCACATCGCCTTATGGAACCCTTACCACATCCTGAGCCTGCGTAAACCGGCCTTCGTGACCTACGGCTTCCGGGCTCCTACCCTAAAGGCCCTGGTCAAGGTGCTGGGCGGGGCACAGGCCAGGGGTCGGCTGCCGTTCAAACTGCGCTAGGTTGCCCCAAGTCGAGGGTTCAGGGTCAAGGGCCATAGGTTGTCGAAGCTGGGCCAGGTTTAAGCCGGTTGAACGGGTCATCTTCAGTACACCTGTCTGCCAGGGGTACAAAGCCCAAAGCTCAGTGCCCTGATGTATCAAAGCTGCTCCAGAACCACCCGGGCACTGGCGATTGGCTTTATTTGAGCATTCGGCCCTCCGCTTTCGGCTATCGGCGGTCCGCTATAAGCTATACCCATGAAAGCCGTTCGTGTTCACCAGCCTGGCGGCCCCGAGGCCATGCAGTTAGAGGACATTCCCACCCCTACCCCTGGCGAAGGCCAGGCCCTGGTGCGGCTCCTGGCCATTGGGGTCAACTTTATTGACACCTACAAGCGCTCGGGCCTGTATGCCGTCCCGACACCTTTCACCGTAGGGGAAGAAGGAGCCGGGGTGGTGGAAGCGGTGGGGCCGGGTGTGGAAGGCATCCGGCCCGGCGAGGTGGTGGTCTATTCAAATGTTCAGGGCAGTTATGCCGAGTATGCCGTGGTGCCTGCAGATAAGCTGGTCAAGGTGCCCACGGGCCTGAACCCCAAAATTGCCGTGGCCGGGATGCTCCAGGGCATGACCGCCCACTACCTGACCCACAGCACCTATCCCCTCAAAGCGGGCGAAACCTGCCTAATCCACGCAGGTGCGGGCGGGGTGGGGTTGCTCCTGATCCAGATGGCCAAGATGATCGGAGCCACGGTGATCACCACCGCCTCCACTGAAGAAAAACGCGCTTTGGCGAAAGAAGCCGGTGCCGACTATGCCCTGCCCTACGAGGGCTTCGACCAGAAGGCCCGCGAAATCACCGGCGGGAAGGGCGTGGATGTGGTTTACGATGGGGTAGGACAGTCTACCTGGGATGGTAGCCTGAACAGCCTGCGGATTCGGGGCATGTTGGCCCTGTACGGCCAGAGCAGTGGGCCGGTTCCACCCTTCAACCCGCAAATTCTCAACCAGAAGGGCGGCCTGTTCCTCACCCGGCCTTCCCTCTGGCACTACACCCAAACCCGCGAAGAGCTTTTGTGGCGGGCCGGTGACGTGATGCGGTGGGCCCTCGAGGGCAAACTCAACATTCGTATCGGCGCCGAGTTTCCCTTAGCCCAGGCTGCCCAGGCTCACATCGCCCTTCAGGGTCGCGAAACCACCGGCAAAGTTCTGCTAATTCCCTAGCCACCCGGTGTCCCTCGCAGGGAGGGCAGCCAGCTACTCAGGGCCGGGAAGGCAATGGTAATGATTAGCACCAGAATCTGTACCGTAATGAAGGGAATCACCCCACGGTACATGTCGGTGGTCTTGACTTCTGGCGGAGCCACCCCACGCAGGTAAAACAGCGCAAAGCCAAAGGGCGGCGTGAGGAAGCTGGTCTGGAGGTTCATGGCCAGGATGATGCCAAACCATAAGAGCTTCCCCTGTACAAAAGCTTCCGTAGAAAGGTCATAGTTACCGGCCATCTGCATGGCCTCGGCCTGGGCTCGCCAGATAGCCTCCGCCGCCGGAAGCACCAGCGGCACAATAATGAAGGCAATCTCGAAAAAATCTATAAAGAAACCGAGCACAAAAACCAGCACCATCACAAAGATGATGAAGCCCAGTTCCCCTCCCGGTAATGCCACCAGGATGTCCTTGACCAGCTTGTCGCCCTCGAGGCCCCGGAAAATCAGGCTGAAGGCGGTAGCCCCGATCAGAATGAAAATTACCATGCTGGTGAAACGGGCGGTTTCCACCACCGCATCGCGGAAAACCTTCCAGTTCAGACGGCGGTAGAAGGCCGCCATAATCAGCGCTGCTACCGAACCCACCGCGCCAGCCTCGGTAGGGGTCGCAATGCCAAAAAAGATGCTCCCCAACACAAACAAAATCAGCAAGACCGGCGGCACCAGCGCCACAATGGCCCTTCGCCCCAGCTCCCACCCCTTGTAGGGCCTAGCTTCCAGTGGTAGCGCGGGAGCCATCTTAGGTCTAACCAGGGCCACCAGGGCCACCAGCAACACCAAAGCGCCGGAGAGCATCAGACCGGGGATTAAGGCCCCCAAAAACAGATCCCCCACGCTCACGCCCAGTTGGTCGCCCAGTACCACCAGCACAATGCTGGGCGGGATAATCTGACCCAGCGTCCCGGAGGCTGCAATTACCCCGGTTGCTAAGGGCTTGCTGTAGCCATACTTGAGCATCACCGGCAGGGAAATCAGGCCCATGGCCACCACCGTGGCGGCTACCACCCCGGTGGTGGCGGCCAAAAGGGTGCCCACCAGCACCACCGCAATGGCTACACCCCCCCGCACCGGGCCGAAAAGCTGCCCCACCGTGTCCAGGAGCTGCTCGGCCAGTTTGGATTTTTCCAGTATCAGCCCTAGAAAGATGAAGTAGGGGATGGCCAGCAGGGTGTAGTTGGACATGATGCCGAAGATGCGCTGGGGCAGGCTGCCCACAAAGCGCAGGTCAAATTCCCCAATGGCAATGCCAACCGCCCCAAAGATGAGGGCCACGCCCCCCAGAGCAAAAGCCACGGGGTAGCCGGTAAAGATGAGAACCAGGGCCCCCAGGAACATAGCCCCGCCCAAAAGCTCAACGCCGCCACCTTGCAAAACCATCTAGGCAACCTCCCCTTTGGCCTCGTGGGGGAGGCGGGGCAGTGCCCCCCGCAGAAAAGCCAGGTTCTTGATGAATTCCGACACCCCCTGCAGTGCAAGCAAGATAAAAGCAGGCAACAGCATGAGCTTCAGGGGCCAACGCGGCAGACCCCCCGCGTCGGAAGAAACCTCTCGCACTTGCACAGAAAAAGTCACCAGGGGCAAGGAGACGTAAAACAGAATCAAGGCGAAAGGCACCAGAAAAAGGATTGAGCCCAGCATGTTGACCCAGGCCTGCCCCCGCTCACTCAAACGGGCATAAACCACATCTACCCGAATGTGCCCATCGTGCTTAAGCACGTACCCTACCATCAACAAAAAGATGAGGGAGAAAATGTACCATTGCAGCTCAAAATAAGTGTTGGAGGCCAGGCGTGTACCCACTGCTTTATCGAGGCTCCGCCCAATGGCGTTGTAGGCGCCCACCGCCACCATGGGTACCACCAGCCACAGCACCACACGTCCTACCCATTCGTTGATGGTGTCTATTAGCTTGGATATTGCCAGCAGAAACTGCACTTAAGCACCCCCTCGAGGTAAACCGAACGGTTCAAAGGCATGGTTTTCACTCCCAAAAAATGACTCGGATTATCCTAACCACCCCACCCCCCAGCGTCAATGACCCAGCCCCAAAACAAAAGGCTCCCGCCTGTCAGCGGGAGCCCAAAGAGGTATGCTCAGCCAGCTATGGGCTAGCGCAGGGTACGCACAAAGTCGTCGTAGCGGAACTCGTTGGTGGCAAACCAGCGGCGGGACTCGTCGCGGAACTTTTTCCAGCCCTCGTAAATTCCCCGGTAGGTAGCGTCTTTGGCGGCAATTTCCTCAAACAGAGCGGTGGCCTCCTTGTTGGCCGCCTGAAGCACGCTGGTAGGATAGGGCCGAAGCTGGGTGCCTGCACGTTGTAAACGGGCCAGCGCAGGAGCGTTCTTGGCATCATATTCAGCCATGGTCTGTTCGTTGGCTTCACGGCTCGCGCTGATAATGGCCTCCTGGTAGGCTTTGGGTAGACTGCGCCAGCGCTCGAGGTTCACAATGGTCGAAACCGTGGATCCCGGCTCCCACCAGCCGGGGTAGTAGTAGAAGCGGGCAGCCTTGTTCAGGCCCAGCTTTTCGTCGTCGTAGGGGCCCACCCATTCCGCCCCGTCAATGGCGCCGCGGTCGAGGGCCAGGAAAATCTCGCCGCCGGGAAGGGTCTGCACGGTAGCCCCCAGGCGGGTCATAACCTGTCCACCCAGGCCCGGAATCCGGAAGCGCAGACCCTTCAGATCCTCAGGGCCGCGAATTTCCTTGCGGAACCAACCACCCATCTGCACACCCGTGTTGCCTGCCGGGAAGGTAATGGCGTTGAAATCGGCAATGACCCGCTGCATAGCCTGAAGGCCTCCCCCAAAGTAGAGCCAGGCATTTTGCTGGCGGGGGTTCAGACCGAACGGTACACCCGTATCGAAGGCCAGGGAAGGACTCTTACCAATGTAATAGTAGTTGGCGGTGTGGCCCATTTCCACATTACCGGCCTGAACCACATCCAGCACCTGCAAACCTGGAGCCAGCTCACCTGCCGGGAAGACCTGAATCTCGAACCGCCCCTCGGTCAGCTCCCCCACCCGCTTGGCCACGGTCTCGGCTGCGCCGAACAGGGTATCCAGTGCACGGGGCCAGCTGGTGGCCATGCGCCAGCGAATGCGCTGGGTAGTCTGGGCGTAAACCGGGCCGAAAACGGTGCTGGCGGCTACAGCGCCAATCCCCGCCTTCTTCAAGAAGTCACGTCGCTTCATTTGCTTCCTCCTGAAATAACTACAGTTGTTTATTGCACTAAGGGTGCGACGTGATTATATGTCAGGCTCTATAAAGCGGCAACATTAATGGAAAACACATTTGTGAGTGAAGCAAAGCGTGCTTAGCGGCAACCTTCCCCATGGCGCCGAAAATCAGCATCCAAAGGAATTTTTCGACGAGATTGGCACAAATGGTGTAGATATCACACTCGAGGGTGTAAATCGCTAAACTCGGTTGGTTTGTTATCGAATGTAGAAAAACGTTTCGGCCACGTCACGCACCCTCGAGCCGCTGCGCTGAATGTAGATGGAGGTCTGTTGATCCCAGCCTTCCGAGGTGTAGGTACCCCGGAAGACAAAACCGGAGGGGTGGGGGGTATCGGTATAGATGGCCCGAACCCGCTGGATGCCCAAAGGCGGGCGCAGTTCGTAACGGAACCCTGGGGGGCCGGAGAGTAGATGGGTGCCGGGGTTGAGGAAAACCCGGTCAAACTCGTAGGCCACCCCGTCGGGGTCAATGCCCACCAGGGTCACGTAGCCTGCACGGGTCAGGCTGACCACAAAGCGCACGCTCTCTCCCACAAGGTAACTGGACCCTCGCCCCCGGTCTGGCTCGAAGCGGGTGATGATGGGGCTCAGATCAAACCCAAAGCGTAGACCCACCGTAACGCCGGAGCGACCTGCGGGAAAGCAACTCGAGAGCAATACCGCTAGTAAAGCAAGGGGAAGTATTTTTCGCATACGGTTCACCCAGCAAATTTTAGCGCACCGAGCATTACAAATATCCCAATCTCAAGAGAGTCTAAACAACCCCGCCTGGGCCACCGGGGCAAAGGTACGGCGGTGCTCCTCACAGGGCCCCAGGCACTCAAGGGCATCGAGGTGCTGTGCCGTCCCGTAACCCTTGTGCTGGGCGAAGCCATAGCCTGGGTAGCGGCGCTCGAGGGCTTGCATGTACCGGTCCCGCGCCACTTTCGCCAGGATGCTGGCTGCCGCTACGGTGGGGCTATTCTGGTCGGCTTTGGGCGGGCAGCGAAAGGAGGTTTGGGGGCGGGGCGTTTCGGGGAGGGTTTTGGAAAGGTATCTCCGCCACTCCGCCTCCAAGCGCAGATAGTCGGTCAGGAGCGCCTCGGGCGTTACAGAAAGCTGCTCCAGGGCCCGCGAGGCAGCCAGGTGGGTGGCTTTGAGAATGCCCAGTCGGTCTATTTCTGCTGCCCCGGCCCAGCCCACCCCCCAGGCCAGGGCCACTGCCTGAATCTGGGGTTCCAACGCCTCGCGCACCGGAGCGCTGAGGGTTTTGGAATCGTGGAAGGGGTAGGCCGCCCGGCCCCTCAGCGGAGGCAAAATCACCGCTGCGGCCACCACCGGCCCGGCCAGCGCCCCCCGCCCGGCTTCATCAATGCCGGCCACCCGCAGCCCCATTGCCCACCAGTCTGCTTCCAGTGCTGGCTTCACCGGCTAGAGCTTACCAGATTGACGAAAAGCGCCCCAAGCCCGATTCTTGGATTTGAGATGGAGCACTCACCCGATGTATTGATTGTGGGCGCGGGTCTGGCCGGGTTAGCCGCCGGGCGGGATCTGGCTCGAGCCGGACTGAGCGTGCATATGCTGGACAAGTCCCGAGGGGTTTCGGGGCGAGCCGCGACCCGCTGGCTAGAGCTAGACGGCAGAATTGTGCGGGTAGACCACGGCGCGCAGTATTTCACCGCCAAAAACGACCCGCTGCGCATCCTGATTCCTGATCTGGTCAAGCATGGCATCGTGCGCGAGTGGGCCCAGGGTTTTCCCATCTTAAGACATAACGGTATCAAGTCGCGCACTGCCGGGCACCCCCGTTATGTCTGCCCGGACGGCATGAGCACCCTGGGCAAGGTTTTTTTGCAAGGGCTGGAGTCGCAAGACACACCATTGCCCCTGGAAACCAAATCCCTGGTGACGGGTCTGCATAAAAGTAACGAAGCCGGTTGGAAGGTATGGCTCGAGGATGGGCAGGTTCGCTCAGGCCGCACACTGGTACTCAACATGCCGGCCCCGCAAGCCCTCGAGCTGGCCGACAAATGGCTCAAACCGGAAGTACGAATAGCCTTGCAGGCCGTGCGCTATGCCCCCTGCTGGGCGGCTATTCTGGTGCTCGAGCGTCTGCCCTACCTGGACTGGGTGGGGCTAGAAATCGAGCACCCGGTGCTGGCCTGGGCGGCCCTCGACCACACCAAGCGGGCCGTACCAGACCCCCCGGTACTGGTGCTTCATGCCTCGGCAGAGTGGAGCCAGAAACACCTGGAGCTCTCCCCTACCGAGGCGCTGAGCCAGATCATCGAGGCGGCCCGGGAACTCTTTGGCGACTGGGTAGGACAGTGCCGCACCGCCATGGCCCATCGCTGGCGCTATGCCCTGCCCACCCAGACCCATCCCTGGCCCTTTCTGGCCCAGGACAACCTGGTTTTTTGCGGAGACTGGTGTGGCGGCCCGCGAATTGAAGGGGCCCTCGAGAGCGGCTGGGCTGCTGCCGAATACCTGATTGAATACCTCAAACCCTAGCCTATGGTCTATGGTCTATAGCCGATGGCCAGACCAGCCCCTCGGTTTCGAAATGTAGACTCTATGGTGGTAATCTGTAGCCCCGGATACGCTATTTCCTGCCATTTCTACGATGCTATAGCGGTATTTCTGCCGGGGGTAGCTCTGGCGCCCAATAAACTCAAAAGTGCGCTTGGTGATGATAGATTGTTCTAAATCTTGGCTATGCCGCCCCGTCGCAAACCCGATCCCTACGCCACCATAGAGGTTGCCGATCCCCTCGAGGGTTTGCGCATTCGCCTTACCCTCTGGCTGCTCCCCCTGGGAGCTGTTGCTGCCCTGGCGGCCTGGGGTTTGTCGGTGGTGGCAGGACAGCTATCGCTTCCCGACCGGCTACTGCTACCGCCCATGGCACTGGGGTTTTTGGTTCTGGAGCTCTACTTGTGGCGCAACCCCCACGGTATTCGGCTGGTCTGGCAGATTGCGCTGGGCCTGATCGCGGTGTATGAAATTTTCAGCCTTTACTACGAGGCCGCTTACAAGCTACACCAGCGCGATGGCAT
This DNA window, taken from Meiothermus sp. CFH 77666, encodes the following:
- a CDS encoding 3-hydroxybutyryl-CoA dehydrogenase — encoded protein: MEIRKIGVIGAGQMGAGIAQVAAQAGYDVVLRDLEAAFLERGLNTIRRSLGKLLEKGKLDQSAHDAALGRLTTTVHLADLSDCDLIVEAIVEDEPTKLGLFRELDQTAKPGAILASNTSSIPITRLASATRRPERFIGMHFMNPVPLMELVEVIRGHLTDDATTQAVLEAARRMGKTPVEVNDYPGFVSNRILLPMLNEAVQCVMEGVATPEAIDQVMKLGMNHPMGPLTLADFIGLDTCLSIMEVLHRGLGDDKYRPSPLLRKMVQAGLLGRKSGRGFYRYDEKGNKIG
- a CDS encoding SIS domain-containing protein, translating into MKAAETKMFKEAHQAPQVVEQALRENKSEMELLGTFLRRHTPPFVLTVARGSSDHAALYGKYLIESLLGLVCSSAIPSIHTVYGQHLALHRALVIAISQSGQSPDLIEVTRQARRDGALTLALVNQDRSPLAQTAEVVLPLWAGAEEAVAATKSYLATLASLAQLVAAWAEDKPLKEALAMLPEALYKAVHANWQAGLEALVGADNGLVVGRGYGFAVAHELALKLKETSAFHAEAMSGAELLHGPVALVEPDFPLLVLAPKDKPLPGLVSLLENLRGKGGHLLVASSEAEALELAHTPLPLPAKLHPVLDAILLAQAFYPFAAELSVARGFDPDAPRNLFKVTRTR
- the nagA gene encoding N-acetylglucosamine-6-phosphate deacetylase, which encodes MTQLNGILVTPHLTCMGRLEFDARIQAITPLASLEGAPRRYILPGFVDLHVHGGGGADCMEGEAAVRQMARFHARHGTTALLATTVTAPLPDLETALRGIAAVVANPGPGEARVLGVHLEGPFISPQKLGAQPPYTLLPSLETMRHLLTLAPIRVVTLAPELPGALELIAFLQTQGVRVQQGHTEATYAQSLAGFEAGAQGFTHFYNAMTPLLHREPGVVGLGLERAEWAEVIPDRLHVHPAAVRVAWKTIPHTYAVTDAVAAAGMPEGEYRLGRHRVYKKGEGVFLADGTLAGSALTMNQAARNLSRWGYALHDILQMTSGHAALYIGLESGLEVGLPADLVVLGEDFTLEEVYIGGQKVRVPA
- a CDS encoding DUF4127 family protein; translation: MKRVLLLPADTRPVTLELPHQLARVAGLEMRSPPLEILNKMNQPGNTAALAEWLRREAPAADAAIVNLEALTLGGMIPARRVSDPLEEVLPRLQVLREIKQRSPYLRILAHGVIVRVAHHNDPLEEKPYYREWGPLLRKYSEWTDRLERKKAAGQEPGDALMELDRARLHLPKEVLQDWLATRERNHALHLSAIDLLNEGVLEYLALTLDDTTPYGLAARERRRLEARLDELGLWGEADIYPGADEAACTLLARALLNHAGRKTKVLVRYPSVRAPQAEMLYEDRPLGELVKAHLRAAGCVAVQSTEEADLILAVNAPATRQAQRQPDYETVDTAERYLPELIDRLVGDQAAGRMVTVADVAYANGAENRFVQLLLQSVNLPGLGGFAGWNTAGNSLGSAIAAGVCALFGDDPVSLAEANFARLVDDWLYQSRVRPEVEALLSEELGKSPNPFDLGDLQWGAERAIDTRLTPLVHGLWQQFFAPSLPGVRLDWGRPRLAWPRLFTGVFPLRLVREEA
- the nagZ gene encoding beta-N-acetylhexosaminidase: MESLYLATSLMMVDLPGPTLGAATCAHLERYRFGGVCLFRKNIQTPRQVRKLVADIRQVLGPEAWIAIDQEGGAVQRVLELVQAPAPMALGAIGDAKTAEAVGAAVGRTLISLGINWNFAPSVDVNTNPKNPVIGDRSFGSDPKKVARLALAWVRGLESAGVMATVKHFPGHGDTALDSHLDLPVVNKSLEELERTELYPFRKAVEAHISAIMSAHIRFPALDKQYPATLSEKILTRFLRQKLGFQGIIVTDALDMKAITQHYTVGEAAVKSLQAGADMILSLGQSGVQIAQATAIQQALEDGSLSEAQAKLSQLRLLEAAQRFPGLVQPYAPAQQKRDQALMERVALQSITPYRQPLRPKRSDRILVVSAGSAFEAGPYGETIAVKDLSRLLKTRFSKVGQFVYDPKKADEFISGLEKAASKADYLLVVSVGRGSLSPQEIGLLKHAFSLGRRAVHIALWNPYHILSLRKPAFVTYGFRAPTLKALVKVLGGAQARGRLPFKLR